Proteins encoded by one window of Sphingomonas ginkgonis:
- the rpsT gene encoding 30S ribosomal protein S20, whose amino-acid sequence MANTPQAKKRIRRNARRAEINHSRIGRIRTFIKAVESALASGDKGAATDALKKAQPELARGVARGVLHKNTASRKFSRLTKRLSQMA is encoded by the coding sequence ATGGCGAACACGCCGCAAGCCAAGAAGCGCATCCGTCGCAACGCCCGGCGCGCCGAGATCAACCACAGCCGCATTGGTCGGATCCGGACCTTCATCAAGGCCGTCGAGTCGGCGCTCGCTTCTGGCGACAAGGGTGCTGCCACCGACGCGCTGAAGAAGGCGCAGCCGGAACTGGCGCGCGGCGTGGCGCGCGGCGTGCTGCACAAGAACACGGCTTCGCGAAAGTTCTCGCGCCTGACCAAGCGCTTGTCGCAGATGGCCTGA
- the dnaA gene encoding chromosomal replication initiator protein DnaA yields MGECGSTAPATDQGSIAAPLVAAWENIRGGLRRDLGVRTFDGWLKPAELGGFDPESGCLEISMPSQFMADWVRSHFGDRLELAWKTTLPIVREIRVVTCDGGPRPAPLLILEEEPEPVAVSPAAVAGAKASADGYPPPNFDPRYSFPNFVVGKANEVAFTAARTLAESDKVGFNPLFIHGGTGRGKTHLLHAIGQTFLARNPGARVVSMSAEKFMVEFVRAIRENDTIGFKHRLRSADLLLIDDVQFIAGKESTQEEFFHTMNEIITAGRRLAITSDRAPQDLDGIAPRILSRLSWGLVADVNAADYELRFNILLAKLGQLPGVTMPQPVIEFLARRLTGSIRELEGALNRIAAYAMMTGRAVDMAFVEEVLANVLRANQRRITIEEIQTKVAEHYNIRKAEMTSARRAREVARPRQVAMYLSKQLTPKSLPDIGRRFGGRDHTTVIHAVRQIEKLRASDPDIDAAVRMLTRQLEG; encoded by the coding sequence ATGGGGGAGTGCGGATCGACGGCACCGGCCACCGACCAGGGGAGCATTGCCGCCCCGCTGGTCGCCGCGTGGGAGAATATCCGCGGGGGCCTGCGCCGTGACCTCGGCGTACGGACCTTCGACGGTTGGTTGAAGCCGGCCGAGCTCGGTGGCTTCGATCCGGAGTCCGGCTGCCTCGAGATCAGCATGCCCAGCCAGTTCATGGCCGATTGGGTCCGCTCCCACTTCGGCGACCGGCTCGAGCTGGCGTGGAAGACGACTCTGCCGATCGTCCGCGAGATCCGGGTGGTCACCTGCGACGGCGGGCCGCGCCCCGCGCCGCTGCTCATCCTCGAGGAAGAGCCGGAGCCGGTGGCCGTCAGCCCCGCCGCGGTCGCGGGCGCCAAGGCGAGTGCCGACGGCTATCCGCCGCCCAATTTTGATCCACGCTACAGCTTTCCCAACTTCGTCGTCGGCAAGGCGAACGAGGTCGCCTTCACCGCTGCGCGCACCTTGGCCGAGAGCGACAAGGTGGGGTTCAATCCGCTGTTCATCCATGGCGGCACCGGGCGCGGCAAGACGCACCTGCTGCACGCGATCGGCCAGACCTTCCTCGCCCGCAATCCGGGAGCGCGGGTGGTCTCGATGTCGGCCGAGAAGTTCATGGTCGAGTTCGTCCGCGCCATCCGCGAGAACGACACGATCGGCTTCAAGCATCGGCTGCGCTCGGCCGACCTGCTGCTGATCGACGACGTCCAGTTCATCGCCGGCAAGGAGTCGACGCAGGAAGAATTCTTCCACACGATGAACGAGATCATCACCGCCGGTCGGCGGCTGGCGATCACCTCGGACCGGGCGCCGCAGGACCTCGACGGTATCGCCCCGCGAATCCTGTCGCGCCTGAGCTGGGGGCTGGTCGCCGACGTCAACGCGGCCGATTACGAGCTGCGCTTCAACATCCTGCTGGCGAAGCTCGGCCAGCTGCCGGGCGTCACCATGCCGCAGCCGGTCATCGAGTTCCTGGCGCGGCGCCTGACCGGCTCGATCCGTGAGCTGGAGGGCGCGCTCAACCGCATCGCCGCCTATGCGATGATGACCGGGCGTGCGGTCGACATGGCGTTCGTCGAGGAGGTGCTGGCCAACGTGCTGCGCGCCAACCAGCGGCGGATCACGATCGAGGAGATCCAGACCAAGGTCGCCGAGCACTACAACATTCGCAAGGCGGAGATGACCTCGGCGCGCCGCGCGCGCGAGGTCGCCCGCCCGCGTCAGGTCGCGATGTACCTGTCCAAGCAGCTGACCCCCAAGTCGCTGCCGGACATCGGCCGCCGCTTCGGGGGGCGAGACCATACCACGGTGATCCACGCCGTTCGCCAGATCGAGAAGCTGCGCGCGAGCGATCCGGACATCGACGCCGCGGTGCGGATGCTGACCCGCCAACTCGAGGGTTGA
- a CDS encoding DUF4136 domain-containing protein, producing MISFKKVAAALAISVAGVGLSGCVEGLPAKVTRYNALPIPAGQSFFVVPDRGTRDGLEFQRYAGLVAQNLSAQGFAPAANPQSAQLIVQVGYHVDRGTQRLESDPFPDPFYDPFYRGFYGRPFYSRFGGYYGGFRSPFYYGWNDPFWYGRGVTSYIEYRSELDMAIRSRTTNQPLFDGRAVARSTTDELAVLVPNLVQAMFTGFPGRSGETVRITVPPPGRRPR from the coding sequence ATGATTAGCTTCAAGAAAGTCGCGGCCGCGTTGGCGATATCGGTCGCCGGCGTCGGTCTCTCCGGGTGTGTCGAAGGTCTCCCGGCCAAGGTCACCCGCTACAACGCCCTGCCGATCCCGGCCGGTCAGAGCTTCTTCGTGGTGCCCGACCGCGGCACGCGCGACGGGCTCGAGTTCCAGCGCTATGCCGGGCTCGTCGCCCAGAACCTGTCGGCCCAGGGGTTCGCCCCGGCCGCCAACCCGCAGTCCGCGCAGCTGATCGTCCAGGTCGGCTACCATGTCGACCGCGGCACGCAGCGGCTCGAGAGCGATCCGTTCCCGGATCCCTTCTACGATCCCTTCTACCGCGGCTTCTACGGGCGTCCCTTCTACAGCCGCTTCGGCGGCTACTATGGCGGCTTCCGCTCGCCCTTCTACTACGGCTGGAACGACCCCTTCTGGTACGGGCGCGGGGTGACGAGCTATATCGAATATCGTTCGGAGCTCGACATGGCGATCCGCAGCCGGACGACCAATCAGCCGCTGTTCGACGGTCGTGCGGTGGCCCGCTCCACCACGGACGAGCTCGCCGTGCTCGTCCCGAACCTGGTCCAGGCCATGTTCACCGGCTTCCCGGGCCGCAGCGGCGAAACCGTCCGCATCACCGTTCCACCGCCCGGCCGCCGTCCGCGCTGA
- a CDS encoding exopolysaccharide biosynthesis protein, with amino-acid sequence MSNEDLTGETAELALSEQLAAIVASEGPDRLTFTDLARRLDARAWGGLLLVFAAINMLPLPPGTSAFFALPLMIVSAQMVVGRAAPWFPGWLNRRGVSKHEIGRLVEKMGWLERKVERLFRPRLLRLSGHSATRLVGLVCFLLALVAAIPVPLFHIAPAAAIALFGLALIYRDGMLIIAAGVAAVLSIVVDAVIAESGFVALSYALSWLHF; translated from the coding sequence ATGAGCAACGAAGACCTCACCGGCGAAACCGCCGAGCTCGCCCTGTCGGAGCAGCTGGCCGCAATCGTCGCGAGCGAAGGGCCTGACCGGCTGACCTTCACCGATCTGGCCCGCCGCCTCGACGCGCGGGCCTGGGGCGGCCTCCTGCTGGTGTTTGCGGCAATCAACATGCTGCCGCTGCCGCCGGGCACCAGCGCCTTCTTCGCGCTCCCGCTGATGATCGTCTCCGCCCAGATGGTGGTCGGGCGAGCCGCCCCCTGGTTTCCCGGCTGGCTCAACCGTCGCGGGGTCTCCAAGCATGAGATCGGCCGGCTGGTCGAGAAGATGGGCTGGCTCGAACGCAAGGTCGAACGGCTGTTCCGCCCGCGCCTGCTGCGTCTCTCGGGCCATTCGGCGACTCGGCTCGTGGGGCTCGTCTGCTTCCTCCTGGCGCTGGTCGCCGCGATCCCCGTGCCCCTGTTCCATATCGCCCCGGCCGCCGCGATCGCGCTGTTCGGGCTCGCGCTCATCTATCGCGACGGCATGCTGATCATTGCAGCCGGAGTCGCGGCCGTCCTCAGCATCGTAGTCGACGCGGTAATCGCCGAATCCGGCTTCGTGGCGCTGTCCTACGCCTTGTCTTGGCTGCATTTCTGA
- the trpS gene encoding tryptophan--tRNA ligase, whose product MNPERRVLSGIQPTGGLHLGNLLGAILRWVRMQDEAECLFFLADLHSLSDFVDPATRLANIREMAAALIASGIDPAKSTLFAQSAVPAHSELCWILNGTARMGWLNRMTQWKDKAGKNRETASVALFDYPVLQAADILLYRATHVPVGEDQKQHIELTRDIAIKFNTDYQTDLFIAPEPFIGGGTAARVMSLRDGTAKMSKSDPSDMSRINLTDENEIIVQKVRKARTDPAPLPDDPALLADRPEARNLVGIYAAITGESSEAVLARFAGQGFGTFKPALADALIALIAPLRQRLCELRRDPAELDRILADGATRAAAIGTPVLDRAKAAVGLTL is encoded by the coding sequence ATGAACCCTGAACGACGCGTCCTTTCCGGCATCCAGCCGACGGGCGGGCTGCACCTCGGCAATCTGCTCGGCGCCATCCTGCGCTGGGTACGGATGCAAGACGAGGCCGAGTGCCTCTTCTTCCTCGCCGACCTTCATTCACTGTCCGACTTCGTGGACCCGGCCACCCGGCTCGCGAACATTCGCGAGATGGCGGCGGCGCTGATCGCCAGCGGGATCGACCCGGCGAAGTCGACCCTGTTCGCCCAGTCGGCAGTGCCGGCGCATTCCGAACTCTGCTGGATCCTCAACGGGACCGCACGGATGGGCTGGCTCAACCGCATGACCCAGTGGAAGGATAAGGCGGGCAAGAACCGCGAGACCGCCTCGGTTGCGCTGTTCGACTATCCGGTGCTTCAGGCCGCCGACATCCTCCTCTACCGCGCCACTCATGTGCCGGTGGGCGAGGATCAGAAACAGCACATCGAGCTCACCCGCGACATCGCAATCAAGTTCAACACCGACTATCAGACCGACTTATTTATCGCGCCCGAGCCGTTCATCGGCGGCGGTACCGCGGCGCGGGTGATGAGCCTGCGCGACGGCACCGCCAAGATGTCCAAGTCCGATCCGTCCGACATGAGCCGGATCAATCTTACCGACGAAAACGAGATCATCGTCCAAAAAGTCCGTAAAGCCCGCACCGATCCCGCGCCGTTGCCCGACGACCCGGCGCTGCTCGCGGATCGGCCGGAGGCGCGAAACCTCGTCGGCATCTACGCCGCGATTACCGGCGAGAGCAGCGAGGCCGTGCTCGCCCGCTTCGCCGGTCAGGGCTTCGGCACGTTCAAGCCGGCGCTCGCCGACGCGCTGATCGCATTGATCGCCCCGCTTAGGCAGCGGCTGTGCGAGCTTCGCCGCGATCCCGCCGAACTCGACCGCATCCTCGCCGACGGCGCGACCCGCGCCGCCGCGATCGGAACGCCCGTCCTCGACCGGGCCAAGGCCGCGGTCGGGCTGACCCTCTGA